The genomic stretch cacaaaaaaatgcttttgtaaatcataattatgacataaaaagtaaaaattatgacacatttatgaaattaaaacttatgaaaaaaattaaaatgatgacatactgtcatttatgaaatgaaaatattaaattatgacgtaagaagtcataattatgacataaaaagaacaaattatgacacatttatgaaattaaaaaaaaaatgatgagaaaaattgaaataatgacatactaagtaatttatgaaattaaaaatgtgaaattatgatgtgaaaagtcataattatgacataaaaagtcaaaattatgatataaaaagccaaaattaggacatactaagtcatatttatgaaatgaaaaatcgaaattgacaaaaagtcgaaattatgatgTAAAAAGTCACAATAATGACATAagccaaaattatgacataccatcatatttatatgaaaaatcaaaattgtgacaaaaagtagaaattatggcacaaaaagccaaaattatgacataccatCATATTTATGATatgaaaaatctaaattatgatGTAAAAAGCCAAAATTATGATGTCATATAAATTGACAAAAAGTCgaaataatgatttaaacatcataattatgacaaaaagtcacaattatgacatactaagtagAAATTATGACTTCAGATAAGTACAGTTTGTCCTTCATATCTGTATGATGGTCTGAAGGCAGCAGTTGGAGAACATAAAATGGTGTTAAGAAGAAACTATATATGTAAACTTTCAGTTACACCTAACCAGGTTAGTCTCTTAAGACACTGGTGATTCACAGCAAGTGGTCTCTGAGCAATTTCTTACATTAAAATAAGAATATTAACACTGTGATAGAGATATTGTTTTTGATTACTCATTTTAAGAAACAATGATTATAAAGAGTTAACAAAGCGTTAAATGTGACGGTGTAATTTCACATGAATTCTTATGGTGACAATAACAGAAAAACGAATGATCTTTATaagtaataatataaaatcttAAATTGTAAGAATGGTTTGAAGATGTAATAACTTCGGAAGCTCTTGCTGGGTATAATCATCATTTCTGCACAATCTTCTGAGATGCTCGTGTGTCACATTTTAACTGGGTTTGTGCTGTTACTTCATTATGAAGATCATGATCTCGTGGAAATAATGAACTCTTTCTCTCACGTTCATCTGCTGGTGTCTCTAAAGCACATTAAGAGCTAGCGGAGATGTTCAGAGGTGACCGGAGCTCAGAGAATGACCACAGTAATGTTTACAGACTCGTGGCAGATGGTTCGGGCAGTCAGCTCTGCACCTGTCGCTCTGCAGTTGTTCAGGTTCTGCTGATGCAGTGATGTCCAGACGACACACGGGTCAGCACTGAGAGGAGAGACCTCTTTAACTTCATTTACCCACTCAACATACACTCAacatataattcatataataataCCAGAGGCTGCAGTTTCAGGACCCTAGAatgatttactgtttttattatttaaatttaattgataTATTCTCCTAACCCAAAACATAACTGTTGGTAATCCTCTTTAACCTAATTTGTTTCAATATATGAGCCCCTATTCTGGTTTTCAATGCAGTTGTCTTGGAAAGAAAGACCTAATTTTTCAATGCTGAAGTAAGTTATTGTCTGTGTATGTGCGAGACTTCAGTTTAGCCGCAGTGTGGGACCGACTTAAACTAGTGTGTTTACGATTacgataaattaaaataatatgaaaataaaaaccagTTTACATCATCAAGCACCATAATGaactgtttttgaaaatggtCGTGCTGCACTTGCGTTAAAAATAGTGTGGAAAGATAATAAAGATCTAATCATTTCTATTTGTTTTAGGCTTCAATCAGGTCTCCTCTCTGTTGGAGTAGAATTGGCTAGGTGGCGCTGTCACAAAAAACTAGAAGCCCCACCCCCTAACCATAAGCCCCACCCATTACATGTAGGGAGAGGTGGAGCTAAAAGAGgtcaagctccacccattacaTCCAGAGAGGGAAAAAATGGGAAACACAccattgtctacactggacacaAGCAACGACACCAACAGAAGAGTTATGATCAGTGCTGTCtgctccaggaacagggttgagaaacactgacaGAGCAGCAGCTCCTCCCTGTGGCTGTCTGGTGTAATCACACTCAGGCGTGGGCTGTGATGGATCAGTGAGAAACCTGGACCAGAACTTCTCTGTGGAGCCCATAATGTTCCCACTGTCCTGAGATGATGAGCGCTGAGGAGTGAGAGctgtttaactctttccctgccagcgtTTTCATTCTAGCttcatacattattttttattattaacatttgaatgtgggtaagttagggttagggcaacatttttataagcaaaaagctgagaaaatcatatttttgtcaaagacttcatccggatgggattcagagcgatgatcaaaacacagatgaagtagatcgagtccatcaagcTTCACAGTCGTTTCTTCTTCATGGTTCAgcgattcattcagtaacgttaggcGGTTTTGATTCatatgctgttgaatgtttgatgatcgcattattttacatgtgcatcAGCAATGCTTTCATCCACTCGTTCTGGCTTACGTGGATCATCTTCACTTGTGTTTGGATCCAGAGAtgctgtactctttcagaagatgagtaacagcgccccctaccgtataacagagaaaacatggattgctggaaaaactcatcaatggcggggaaagagttaaaaagcTGTCGCTGCTTTACTTCTGAAGACATCTGCAGTCTGCACCGGCTCGGCTCAGATGGTCCTCATGAAGATATCAAGAACGAGATTTATGCTTGTGACCCCCGGAGCGCTTTGATGATCTGGTTCATCTGGACTATCACTTTGACCTTTGACGGCGAGCCTGGGACGGGAACAGAGGAAAGTTCTGCCGGTTCTGATCGTCACCCGTCCCAGGCTCGCCGTCGAAGGTCAAAGTGATAGTCCAGATGAACCAGATCATCAAAGCGCTCCGGGGGTCACAAGCATAAATCTCGTCCTTGATATCTTCTGATAGGCCACTAAGGAGGAGTGCAGAACTCTAGCGTAGACCGTCTGCCCTGACGAAGAGCCGCCAGCGACCGAGAAGAGTCTACTGAAAACACACCTGAAGATCTCGATCGTCTCAAGCAGTCACAAACTCGTCCTGCAAGCAAAGATACGACACAGACCTGAGGCTGGAGAGAGAACATACATCACAGTGACAGATATCTGGTTCAGCACAGAGCAGATGCCTTTCTGTCTCTGAGAGTTGAGGAAGGTGTTGAAGAATCAGTTTTTGTTGATGGTGAGAGGATCGGCCTTTAAACCGGACTGACGCTGATAATGGTTTAGcacaggggttcccaaacacattcctggagcctccccaacactgcatgtcttccatgtctccttaatcaaacacacctgattcagattagtcgagactccaagacctgaaatgtgtgtgtcagacaaagaagacatgcaaaatgtgcagtgctgggaggctccaggaatgtgtttgggaacccctggttTAGCATATTTACATGAACAGTCTGAAGTTGCAATCACGTAATCCTGATCCAAAACTTTTTGCGGGATTACACAGGAGCGCTTTATCTAGCTTGTAATGCAGAACAGGACACAGGACTTTGAGAACTTAGAACAAGAATTTGAGGAAGGTTTTACTTACTGCCTTGCCTTTCCTCTGAGGAAGATTACGGCCTCTTAAACAGAATTAGCCGGCTTTACAGGCCAGCAGAGTTTGCAGTATTGTCACATCCTGCTTCAAACTGAGTGAGAAAGAGTGAAGGACATCTGTATGAGGGAACTGTTTGATGAAACCACATCACAGGAAAACATCAAGAAATGTACATGCACATCCATCCAAGTCATCGGGTTTGAGAGGTACATCCCAATTTTTCCATACCTTGGCCTGGGATTGGAAAGGAGGAAGACGCTAACAACCATGATGACATTTTCAGATTTGAGATGAATTTGATGAAAAGGAATGCTAAAATGCTAATACCTGTTGTGGTTTCATGGGACAATCCCAAAATGTGAACTGGCACAGCACACTTTCTCTTCACtccttgtgcactatattcagCCTAGGGTTTCTCTCAGGCCTGAGTGTGAGGTGTTAAGACCGATTCACACTGTGCCCACAGACAACACAATCACCAGATTACAGTACTTCTCAGACTTCACGACCCAACAAACGCTGAGTCAGTGTTCAGACGGTGAAACCAGCGCTGACCAGGAACACTGACCTGACGCAGCGTCTGTCGCTGGAGGTTTGGATCTGTCCTTCAGAGCTCACTGTGTTTCCCTCTTCCCTTCTCTTGAACGGAGGATCAGAGGTGTGTGTTCTCCATCCGTACACTAGCAGGACTACAGCTATAACCAGCTCTTCATTTGGGTTTTCCTCATTCAGTTTAAGCCCCAGAGCAGCACTAAACTCTTTTTACCGGGCTTGTGAAATATCGCCATGAccagtaaaatatttttgacaaatccTCGTCTGAGAATGTAGATTACCGTACACTGACCTGAGAATCATTTCCCCTGATAATACTTCAGCAATCATATTGTGTTTCCAGCTGTCTAGAATCAGAACTAGACACTGCAAATCAATCATTCTTTTGGTCAAATTTAATCAGatttgcataatgcccgcctctggtcttcattggctgaacagcgtctctttgccccgccctcaatcactgtagttgtatctgagactggaagagtttggttcgtgttgttcatgtcgagaagacgctgttttctgctgtcaatgagattgatacggtaaaaccaacgccatcgttactgtttgtatcactgtgtatcaagagCTGAGATTCACATATGATAATGAGCATTTAGTtcctgaccaatcacagcagactgggccatctgaccaatcagagcagagcagctctcagaaaggcggggtttagagaccGAATCTTAAAAGTAAGCGTTTCAGACTGAGacaaaagagctgatgctgcagtggatattatgagaaaattaaagtgttttttgaccttgtatGCATGCAAATTTATGTAGGAGACCTCAAAACATTAGGGACCTTTAGAAGAGCATAATAGGGCACTTTAAAGTCTTCAGTTGAAGATGGATCCTTAACATGGTGTGACACTACAGCTCACCTCACTGAGCTCATTTCACTGAGGAACACACTTCTGAGGCATAAAAATGAGCATCATAAATTGCCCCACAAAACTGACCACAGATAATTCACTTCAGGCAACTCTTCTTTTGCAAAAGTAATGAAAAAGAATGCATACTAGGTTACACAATCTGCCTGTAAGTGGCACGTTACAAAAATTTCAATTCAGTGCAGTATACACTGTTAAAacaatactaaaatatttttcaacacCAACCTCTCGCAAAATGAGTGTTGAAGGATCTAAGGGGTTTTCAATAACAACCTGTTTTACTTTAAGAAAGCAACCATACAttggttttattttctttatcattttattgtttttatatttcatttcataatcatttataatcagTCATTTGTGTAGTagtcatttgatttatttattattattatttgatttacatcattaattcattttatcatttaatatttttttattattattcatttatgtcACTTTATATTACTTGTTTCTTTTCTATTGTTGTTTAAATCTTATGATTGTGTGGTCTAAAGGGATGTTTGTCTTCACGGGAAGGAGATCAAAGAAGTCTCCATTTCAAGGTTGTTATCGTCACAGGACGATGTTGTGAAGCAGTAATTTTCCCTTGGTATAACAacactttatttataataacaCCGGTCAGACGAAGTCAGAGCATTGAGCAGTGTAACATCTAGATGAAGTCTGAACTTTGAAACACGCAACTAAGATTATACAATAAACTCTGTTCTTTTATCATCTTCATCACTTCATCTCCTGCTTCTGCTCTTCTCTGGCTTTACAGTCAAACTCTCAGGCTGTTAATAGAGTCTTGAGGAACCAGACAAGACTTTGTTGACAGGTTTGCACAGCAGACAAACAGATATCTTTTGACAAGATGTAATACAAGAGGAATCCTACCCTGTGTTCCAATATGCCTACTTATATAGTAGGTGAAGAACAGTATGTGAGCCGAGTAGCATGTCTGAAATCACAGTACTCAAACTGTAGGTGAAAAGTATGACTTGCTATTTCTGGAGAGATTCTGAAGTGGACGCTTTACTCTCCCTTGAGTCCACTGGAGAggataggtcacatgacaatgacaacatggcagatgggtacatccaaatttcattcatactgtacagaacatgcttttttaatgaatgCACAGTGAGTTTCGAACCAAATGTAGTGCGTACTCCACAGACGCAGCGCTAGATGACAGAACATGTGAACTGACCCTCTATCattcaaacacaaaataacaaacaaccCCGTTTAATTGCAGGACCAAATTTAATctgaaaattgtaaaaaatatcaaatttatACAAATGCTCTTTAACGGAGATGGTGCTAGTAGGAAATTGTACAAAAATTaggggaaaaacaaaaacagctaaTAATATTGAGTCTAAGGTTGTGAAAGTCATTGAGGAACAGCGCCGTATTCTCTGGACAGAGCTGATCTGAGATCAGTCTCACACACCAAACACTCCTCGTACtgcaatttaatgttttaaaaaccaaCATTGCAAATCCTAGCCTGAATCACAGACATCCGATTATAAAGGTTAATAACGGCCTCACCTGCGCACTAAACACGGCACCGGCGAGATCTCCTGTCAatcattaaaaaacacaaacgtCCAgaagaattaattaaaaaaggaaGTAGCCTGCTGAACTTGAGCCACGTTACAGCAGCTCTTCAGTCCCAGAGTTTGAGCCAATCCAGCGTTCATCAGCGCGGCTAGTCCTGCTAGCCTCTCCCATCAGCACGACTGCTGCTGCTGTGATTGGCTCCCTGCGCTCCTCTGGATCAGGTGGGGTGGAGATAGAGGCCGGGCACAGCGGACACGTGACTGCAGACGGCTTTATGAGCCCAGACGAGGCCGCTTGCGTGGCGACTGCTCCTCGTCATCgtcctcctcctcatcttcatcatctGGATAATCCACCAGACCCACCAGTCCAGTCTGAAGAACACAGGCAGTAGAAGAGAACAAGCGTCAGAAACCATGTGCCCCAGGGCCGTCACCATCACACACACTGAGAGGAACACAGTCCCACACAATGATGACACATGAACAAACTGTCCCCCGATATTTGATACTCTTGATGCTCCATTACTGACTGATGTTAGGGGGACTAAAGGTTTTAAAAGCTCCTCACCGGCGATCTAACAGCGCTCGTCAATATCAACGTAAGTGAGAccgccaatcaaatcaaaggagGCGGGGCTTACGGTTCATAGAAGACGAGTGCGAATCCAATGCAACACTTTAGTTAATGGTAAAAGAGACGCAAGCAGCTAAACGTTAATATTTGACGGCTGTTTTATGATAGACATGTTCAGCGACTGACAGCAATATCCAGTGATGTAAACTACTCAACTTTATGAAACGTCACCGTTTTGAGTCTAAAGTATGCTATTATTTAGGGGTGTGACGACTCGAGACAGTTAGCTCATGAGAACAAGACGAGATTTTTAGACAGTGTTTTAAAGAAATCCTCAATGGcgaaatacatgactagaaaaagactctgcaggtgcatttgaaatgttttaactaatcatcttgtaatgaatgttatttcagttctactttgagtatgaattatcatatgcagtaaaagacaacaatactgaagcactgtaaaaggttgtcatcacaaactcaactgactgctTCTCTTCACACGAGTCTCTTCAGACATTACTGTACATGATTcatgagcttctacaacttttgacctcctaactgaactcacttccacaaattgatcatagaaataataactgtataaagaaattaatacagttttctcttagtcttattaagtgcaaacaataagtgcgaCCACAATCAGAGTACTCGCTCAATATTCAGTGCAAATAGAGAGCagatttttcttcaagcatgacacagagctgagagatgttacaactacacagcccagcctaagatcgTATTGggaaatatttgcatgcatcagggagccgctcTCAAAACGTGGGGTATTGAAACCACGTTTTACTTTGGTTTTTGTGATCGCgcgtactctgtgaataggaGCAGCTTCTACAAGACAAGACATTTATCAGACGCTTAGtctctgttgtgcaacgaatcctccgccatggtctcaTCAGTTATctcgtcacatgatcagtgaactctgattcctgctgctcTACGTACGACTCTGCAgctcgtgttggatgagctggatgggaaTTAATCTACTGTTTTCCAACTGAATTAAacggtttttatttctataaaaagcaaaacaacagtggAGGCATAATGTAATGTAGCAGTgtcatattctatcctaatttcacacTCGCACTCTGTCAAAGCAATAtcacgagacagcttttcacatGAATAAGAGTGAAGTTgtgtaaattttaaaaatatttttgcaaatagtttaaatttgcaaaaaaaaaaaaaaaaaaaaaaaaaaaaaaaaagccactgcaaatccccccccccccccagcaCAAatttctaaacattcttaaatcaagatacatttactggagaagagaaatgactgaagatattatgACTTGTTTTAAGCTTTCATCAGTTTTTCAAGAACAAATATCATTGTTTTCCCTTtggattaagattatttttcttaccccattggcagaaatttgttgttttaagcttaaactcaattttgatcagtttttcagtaaacaagactgagtatcttcagtcattttgctcctccagtaaatgtatcttaattTAGGAatctttagatatttgtgctggaaaacagaAGCACATGATCTTTATGGAGATGTGCAGACGCACCCGTGCCGTCTGGCCAGAAGGAGGCGCTGCAGGTTTGGAGCTGCTGGAGGAAGATGAGGGTGGAGGTTTGGAACCGTTGCTTGCGTTGGCCGCCGCTGCTGAATGAGAGAAGGTGAACTTAAAGCTGCCTGTCGTTGTGCGCTTGGGCTGGTTCTCTTTGTCTTGACTTTCTTTAGCTGAAACGAGAGGAAAGACACATGTGTGAAGAAGACACCACACAGAACCAGAGCTCTGAACTGGTTCAAGGAACAAAAACGAAAACCGGAAACGAACGAAATTTTGACCAGAACGTAACCAGAAATGGAAacgaaatcaaatttaatcgttctgaacagaaacgctaatttgaaatgtccattaaccggttaataatgttattttattgttgtttaatattttgatttggcagtcaaccaatcacgAATTCAAATAGTACAGCCTATGCAAATGTGTCGTGTGTGAACGTGTCAGGGTCAGCTGTCAAGTCATCATAGGTTAGGTAAGTCACAATGCCCTGGCATTATTTTTTCCGATGATATGTGTCACCAACCGTCAAGCATTAAGTctgcatttaagtgaaaatggATGTCCAGTATGCAGCTTGTTGTGCGTTTTGAAACCAGCAAAAATTGCAGGATATGTAGAACATGAGTTCACACAATGTCTCATCACGCacatgcagcgcttctgtgaacagagtaaacagaataaaactataggcctacataacaaatattaaaataaaagggaatatttaggcctataggctatgcgatattttactatataattaggtctacagattaacaaaacgaaagtattTCATTGTGGCGCACTCCAAAGTCTAGgagtgtcttttgtaaatgtatgaattatgtcttgcttttacctgtatgaccataaattacgGAGTACAGTTTACTCTCTTAGAAGGAAAAAACAATCCAgtggtcgcgccggcgcctcacgcgcgtgcacacaaattcttgcattGCTTATTTAAAATCGCTCACAGcctgttaaatattaaaataaaatacaatcaaacatataaaacgttacactgctcaattcaattctgtaatACAATCTGCCGTTTCCCACCCGTGACCACCGCCTGACTGTGCTGTTATATGAAGGATGATGTCGATAATGCGAGTGAAGTACAAagcttacataataaataatagtttagcattCGTCTCGAAAATGGAAGCAGTGCCGAATGAGAAAGGTAGGcttcagattcactttaaattaattcgttttgcatcttatttagttttatttctaataaataaacctgtttctcgccttgaatatagcaatagaagctggaatggcattaaaaaagaaaagagaacattttttttaattcgttTTGGCTTGACGTAGATAGCCTGAATAGGCTGTTAACTTTAGAggttttgtggtaaaataaaatagggtAGTTTTGATCATAATggatgtttacaaacattataaacaaagctatataggctaggctattagtaaacattttactttatttaccgataaattacattatttctgaatgtaggCTAATAATAAAGTGCGACGTAGCCACatatcttttttcctctcaggaatagcgtcggtatttttaacaatgcagcaaacattttaaaacatcttgaaaaaatactttaatttataaaccgttgtttttccttttgtttaataggtttacattGGGACAGAATCTTGTTATAAAAGACAGCTAATTGTAGGCATATTGGCTAAGACGGCAAATACAAGActctgtttttaataaataaaatgctgtacatattattattaatagcctaagtagccttaaaaaaaaaaaaaaaaaaaaaaaaaaaaaacgttattaaccgttattttttctaatcaaaccggtttcggaacgttaataatacagaaggaacgctggaacagaaacgttaaaatatagattctgcTCGGAGTGAAACGATTGAATGTTTTTTCCGTTTTTAAGCCCTGCACAGAACTCCTTCCTGCTTCAGACTACAGCAGTGTTTTCCAGCCCTGTTCCTGGCGCCGCAGCAGAGACGACTCTTTCAGTCTCCTGTAATGAGCTGAATctggtgtgtttgatcaggaaGGGCTGGAAAGTGCTCAGATTAAACCTGTTCTCTTGTTGCATGTGGCGCTGTAGATTCAGCAGCAGGAATCACAGAAATCATGAAAATCATATGGCTCCAgtgttttaaatgacaaaatcaaCTGCTTCAGTGGATCATATCAGGATTCCtaaacattttccatttcaaaatcaATATGTAGTACTGtcagagtatttttattttctctggCGCAGTGCAGATCACATAATGTTTTTGCATTCTTTTTTCCATGCATATCCAGACCTGGAAATGACTCAGATTACATTTCCCTGATTATACAAGCACAAATACCTTTCTCGCTCTCCATGAACTTCCCGTAGTCGCTCTTGCTCTTCTCGAAGCCAGTGTCAGAGACATCCTCCTCTTCCTCGTCATCATTCAGCCACATGTCTTCGTCCTCCTCAAACGAGCGTGCGTCTCTGCGGTACCTGTAAGAGGATCATTCCCCTGTTAGCACACGATCAGGGCAGTCGTTCGCTCAGAATGAACGCGTGTTCGGGCACCTGCTGAGTCCTCGGCTCTGCCGCTCTTTCTCCTGCTCGTAGCGGCCCTTCAGACCCTTGAATGTCTGCACGTACTCGATGGACTCCAGCGCCTTGTAGAAGTTATCCACGATGTGTGCGATGAGAGACCGGATGTCCTCCTGAGAACGAAAGCACAGCGGTCAGACGCGAGCGGATCGCAGGAGCGCGGCCTACTCTCAGACAGCGGCTCTTACCACTTTGATGAACTCGAAGAGCTCGATGATGGCCGAGTTCAGCAGGTTGTATCTGGTGCCGTTGTCCAGCAGGGCGTTGATGACCGGCTCAAACAGGTTTCCTTTCACGATGTAGCGGTTGTAATACTCGTCCTTCAGTCCAATGATCCTCCTCATGAAGCGCAGGGCACCTGCACAAAATATATAGGTATAATAGCACTTTAGCACACGCTTGTGTAGAGTTGTTGCTGAATTTCTGCTCATGTGTGACCACTATCATAATCGGTTATCGACGTCTAGAAAGTGAGCAATACTCACACAGCGCCAGGAAGGTGTGTTTGGAGTTCATGAGCGTCAGCACTCTCCTCAGCAGGTCTTTAGTCATGATGTAGTTCTTGATGTGGTACGTGTGGTGCTCCACGCAGAACGTCAGCAGCTCCAGGATCAGAGCCAGCAGCTGCGCCGTCTGGAAGTTAtctgagacagacagacagacggacacgTTCAGCACAGCACACGCGTGTGACGTGAGATGTGTGAGGTCAGGCGAGAGTGGACGTGTACCTGGACACACGGGGTTGACTCTAGCCGATCCCTCGCTCAGATCTGTGGAAAACAGACATGTAGATATGAGAGGAATGACATGCGGCTCAGTTCTTGTAGTTCAGTGGTCAGTGTCTCACCTTGGTCCTCCTCAGCGGTGTTGGCCAGCAGCGGAGCGGTCAGCACATGCATACAGTACTTGTAGAAGAAACTCAGGAACTCGCTCTTCTCCGCTTTctgtccaaacacacacacacacacacacacacacacacacacacagagaaatcAGTGAGGATGTTTGTCTGTAAATGGAGTCATCGTCACTGGTTTCTAGAGTCTCAGAAGCAAAATTGATGAcagtcatgatttttttttgcttacaTAAAACATAATGCTGAGTGTTGAAGTGTTTGTTTTCTCATATTCCTGATATGATGTGATGTAAGAACTGTCCTGAGAGCCTATATGCACTCGTTTCCAGTCATGTATGTTCTTGGCATTAAACtatgaataaaaacatgatGATAAACAGCAAATAATCAACCCTCAGAATGtttgtcagccaatcagaatcaaacaGTGCCATGGCATATGTGCATATGTGCGTCAAGTTTCTACGGGCAGATTTTCCAGCTCAGACTGCAAGTCACCAGTGTTGTCAGCACACAGTACTCACACTGGCCGGAGCGAGCATGTTCTCGGGGTCGATGAGGGTCCGCAGCAGCCCCATCAGCTGCACCGCACCGCCCAGCTCAGGGTCCGAGTCACAGATCATCTGCTTGATCACCACGTTAATCAGCAGCACGTCCTGAACACACACAGCAGCCGTCAGTGACACTGTTACACCATCACTTCATTTGAACAACCTCCATAtggattcttaaatcccaagatcCATCTTTTAGTCTGTGTCGTTCCCAGCTGATGcgtgaacaaaacttcactaaacaCTTTTTGTATTACAcactgttagtgatgtcttatttaatgtatgtttgaataaagaGCCACtgtttaaatgattatatttcagcaacatatttttgttttcatgattATTACTTCCTGCCATAA from Ctenopharyngodon idella isolate HZGC_01 chromosome 13, HZGC01, whole genome shotgun sequence encodes the following:
- the ppp4r3b gene encoding serine/threonine-protein phosphatase 4 regulatory subunit 3B isoform X1: MSDTRRRVKLYTLNEDRQWEDRGTGHVSCSYEDTEKETSLTVTAESDGSLLLESKINTSTAYQKQQDTLIVWSEAENYDLALSFQEKAGCDEIWEKICQVQGKDPSVEITQDPIDESEEERFEEMPETAHLVELPPCEPERLEEIAELVTSVLSSPIRREKLALALVSTGYIRKLLQLFRTCEDSEHREGLHHLYEIVRGVLFLNKATLFEVMFSDDCIMDVVGCLEYDPALVQPKRHREFLTKTAKFKEVIPITDSELRQKIHQTYRVQYIQDIILPTPSVFEENFLSTLSSFIFFNKVEIVSMLQEDEKFLTEVFAQLTDEATEDDKRRELVNFFKEFCAFSQTLQPQNRDAFFKTLANLGILPALEIVMGMDDVQVKAAATDIFSYLVEFSPSMVREFVMQEPQQADDDVLLINVVIKQMICDSDPELGGAVQLMGLLRTLIDPENMLAPASFNAKNIHDWKRVHIGSQDSSYITSYQEYEKTNTSTLSIMFYKAEKSEFLSFFYKYCMHVLTAPLLANTAEEDQDLSEGSARVNPVCPDNFQTAQLLALILELLTFCVEHHTYHIKNYIMTKDLLRRVLTLMNSKHTFLALCALRFMRRIIGLKDEYYNRYIVKGNLFEPVINALLDNGTRYNLLNSAIIELFEFIKVEDIRSLIAHIVDNFYKALESIEYVQTFKGLKGRYEQEKERQSRGLSRYRRDARSFEEDEDMWLNDDEEEEDVSDTGFEKSKSDYGKFMESEKAKESQDKENQPKRTTTGSFKFTFSHSAAAANASNGSKPPPSSSSSSSKPAAPPSGQTARTGLVGLVDYPDDEDEEEDDDEEQSPRKRPRLGS